In a single window of the Melioribacteraceae bacterium genome:
- a CDS encoding NADH-quinone oxidoreductase subunit A, producing MIIDYIPIFLVIIVATIFGVAVVLSSRIFGPLRAHKIKVMPYESGKDPVGATTERISIKYYLVAMLFIIFDIEVIYVYPWAVQFKSLFGDYGAFAFWPMFVFLIVLELGFLYILMKGGLKWD from the coding sequence ATGATTATTGATTATATCCCGATATTTTTGGTAATAATTGTTGCCACAATTTTTGGTGTGGCGGTAGTATTATCATCACGAATTTTTGGCCCTTTGCGAGCTCACAAAATAAAGGTGATGCCCTACGAAAGTGGAAAAGATCCGGTTGGCGCAACAACCGAAAGGATTTCTATAAAATATTACCTTGTCGCAATGCTCTTCATAATTTTTGATATTGAAGTTATCTACGTGTACCCATGGGCAGTGCAATTCAAATCCCTTTTTGGCGATTATGGCGCATTTGCATTTTGGCCAATGTTTGTATTTTTAATTGTTCTTGAATTGGGCTTCCTATATATACTAATGAAAGGCGGATTAAAATGGGATTAG
- the nuoB gene encoding NADH-quinone oxidoreductase subunit NuoB, whose translation MGLEAKLTQDGFITSTLDAVIAWARKSSVWPMPMGISCCAIEMIAAADPKYDIARFGSEVMRFTPRQCDLMIVAGTVTYKMAQVVRRIYDQMPEPKWVIAMGACTSSGGMYRSYSVVQGIDQFLPVDVYTAGCPPRPENLLNALMAIQDKISKSKARDFQDKLYTNLELSNN comes from the coding sequence ATGGGATTAGAAGCAAAACTTACTCAGGATGGTTTTATAACTTCAACATTAGATGCGGTTATAGCCTGGGCACGTAAAAGTTCAGTTTGGCCAATGCCAATGGGAATTTCCTGTTGTGCAATTGAAATGATTGCGGCTGCCGATCCAAAATATGATATTGCCCGTTTTGGCTCCGAGGTAATGCGTTTTACACCGCGACAGTGTGATCTTATGATTGTTGCCGGAACTGTTACATATAAAATGGCTCAGGTCGTGAGAAGAATTTATGATCAGATGCCTGAACCTAAATGGGTGATTGCCATGGGCGCTTGTACAAGTTCGGGCGGAATGTATCGTTCATACAGCGTTGTTCAGGGGATCGATCAATTTTTACCTGTTGATGTTTATACCGCCGGCTGTCCCCCTCGCCCCGAAAATTTATTGAATGCATTAATGGCAATTCAGGACAAGATTTCAAAATCGAAAGCAAGAGATTTTCAAGATAAATTATACACAAATTTAGAACTCTCGAATAATTAA
- a CDS encoding NADH-quinone oxidoreductase subunit C, with protein sequence MDIKNLIVDKVRNQFGDSLIEVVEFAGDLSLTIDSKKNRELSEFLKSDPELQFLMCKDVTGIDWGTRKNRFTVVYHVYSFQLNFTLRIKCNLEGEETKIDTVADIWLSANWYERETYDMYGIIFKGHPDLRRMYMPEGFEYHPLRKDFPVLGIPNSLPLPNKID encoded by the coding sequence ATGGATATTAAAAATCTTATAGTAGATAAAGTAAGAAATCAATTTGGGGATTCATTAATAGAAGTTGTTGAATTTGCCGGTGATCTCAGTCTAACTATCGATTCAAAAAAAAATAGGGAACTTTCTGAATTTTTGAAGAGTGATCCCGAGCTTCAATTTTTAATGTGTAAAGATGTTACAGGTATTGATTGGGGAACAAGAAAAAATAGATTTACAGTAGTTTATCATGTTTATTCTTTCCAATTAAATTTTACCTTACGAATTAAATGCAATCTTGAGGGGGAAGAAACTAAAATAGATACTGTAGCAGATATATGGCTTTCGGCCAATTGGTATGAAAGAGAAACTTATGATATGTATGGAATTATCTTTAAAGGTCATCCCGATTTGAGAAGAATGTATATGCCGGAAGGATTCGAATATCATCCGCTGCGTAAAGATTTTCCGGTGCTAGGAATACCAAACTCATTACCACTCCCAAACAAAATCGATTAA